From the genome of Anaerolineae bacterium:
CTATCTTTACCGTGGAAGTCTAGGGTGGGTTCAAGCAGATGTTTGGGGCGGTGTAAAGGGATATGCCGGACGTTATGTTGACCAAAGTGCTGATTATTGATGACGATGCCGTTTTAACCAGCATTCTCAAAGACACCTTAACCAGAGAAACGTTTGAAGTGTTTGTGGCCAATTCTGGTTCAGAAGGCATCCGGGCCATCGAACAATTGATGCCCGATGTGGTGGTGCTAGATTTGATGATGCCGGGACTGAGCGGCTGGGAAGTGTGTCGCCGGATCCG
Proteins encoded in this window:
- a CDS encoding response regulator; protein product: MPDVMLTKVLIIDDDAVLTSILKDTLTRETFEVFVANSGSEGIRAIEQLMPDVVVLDLMMPGLSGWEVCRRIRAFSQVPILVLSAVVDPAMVMQALDEGADDYILKPVTTNVLASRLRRLTKQARIARNDESGEG